The DNA sequence TCCTCTCGGAAACATCGCGCCGGAAGCCGTACGGCTATGTCAGGGGAGATAGGCGCGGAAGTGTTCTCACCTCTGGTACAAGAACCATCATCGCGCCAAACGACGGGCGGTATGAGCCAGGTGGTTCACCGTTCCGAGGTCGCTCTGGGTATTGACTCGGCTGCACCTCAGTGGATTCTGGACCTCACCGAGGTGGTAGAGGACCTTCGAGGCATAAACCGCGTGACGGAGGCTGACTTCCTGGCTGTCGGGGGAAAGTTGATGGGTTTCCTCTCCTCGGCGCGCGGTATCCGGGCGGATATCAGTGAACTCGCTACCTGCATCGCAGGAGACGCAGGAGAGCGCCTCTGCGGTGCACTGTCGACCGTTCTCTCGCGCTCTATCGAAATGAAAGGGTGCGTCGAGGAAACTGCTCGCACATTGGACAGCATTCGCCTCAGCGCCGACAAGATGCACCAATGCTTCTCCCGATTCGACGAGATCGTCCTGTCTTTTCAGGTGGTCGCCACCTTGGGACGCATCGAGACGGCTCGGATCGGCGGTTCTCATTTGGGCTTGGGCCATTTCGCCGATGAGGTTCGATCCTACAGCGAGAGCATACGGAAATGTGTGGAGCACGCGTTGGGCGAGGCCGCCGAGCTGGAATGCTACATCGGGCGGGCTATTCAACACATCTCTGAGGGGGATAGCCAGCAGCTAGCGGCGATCCCTTCCTTGGTTGGTGCGATTGAGGAGGTATTGGGGGCCTTTCGTCTGCGGCAGCAAGAGGCGAGTGCAACGTCCTTACGGTTGGCTGACGAGTTCACGGCCCTTTCCGAGACGATCAATGGCTTGGTGGAAGCACTCCAGTTCCATGACATTACGCGTCAGCAAGTTGAGCACGTCATCGAGTCGTTGGAAGATCTCCTCAATGATGCCCGTCATAGCGTACCGACAGCGTGTCCTTTGCCGGAGGTTGTGGCCGTTGTGGACTTGCAGCGTCAGCAGTTGCTTGGCGCCGCAAAGACGTTTGAGTCGTCAGTCCAGCGGGTCAATAGAGAACTGAAGCAGGTCGCCGCACTCGGTCACAAAATGGTAGCGGAGACGAGGACTCTGCTGGGCCTAGTGACGGAGGACCAACAGAGTTCCTTCTTTCCAAAGATGGAACGCGCTTTCGCTGGTGTTCTCAGCGCGATCGCGAGTTGCTGCGTAGCCAATGACGACACGGTCCGCACCCAGGCAGAGTTGCGGCATACAATCTCCGGCTTGCAAGGATGCCTTGACGACCTTCGGGTAATTTGGCGGCGGATCAATCGGTTGGCGATTAATGCGACCATCGAGGCCGTCCATTTGGGTCCGGCAGGAGAGCCACTTAGCGTGGTGGCCGGCTCCATGCAGACACTCTACCTAAATGCCGAGAAGCGTTCGGGCGAGACGGAAGACTCGCTCGCCAATCTGAGATCCGCAGTCATGTCCATAGTGCTCGGGTCGAACGACGGACCGGCCGCGTCTGAACCGTCAGCCAACGCTTCGATCGTCGATGAACTGAAGGCCCGGGTGGACGAGTTGCATGCATCGAGCGAGCGAAGCGTGGCTTACAGCAAGCGGATTGGTGCAGTTTCCGCCACGTTATATTCCGACGTTCGATCCGCCTCGGAAGGTTTCGCGGTCGGCGACCTGGTGGCTGAAACGCTGGACCGCACTTGCGGAACGCTGCAGAGGATCACAGCCGCCTCCGACATTGACGCCGTTCATGCAGCTAGAGGACTGGAGCATCTCGCGGCACAGTACACCATGCTGGCCGAACGCGAGGTTCACGAGAGAGCCACGGCTACGGTCTTTCCGGCACCTTCGAACGAAGAGATGAACCGCCGTGCCGCCACGGCGCCGCCGGGCGATTTGGGCGATGGAGTGGAGTTGTTTTAGTTGAGGATGGTTGTTCCTATGACTGCTGCTGACGCGAGCATCCATGCCAGGTCCAAACTGGAGCTTCGGGAGAAAACATGAGCAAAGTGATACTAACTGTTGATGATTCGGCGAGCGTCCGCCAGATGGTGGGCTTTACCTTGCGTACGGCGGCCTATGACGTTGCCGAAGCGGTTGATGGGTGTGACGCTCTCTCCAAGTTGACCGGAGATATCCACCTCGTCATTACTGATCTCAATATGCCCAGAATGGACGGGATTGAGCTGATCAGACAGATTCGCACGAACTCCAAACATAAATTCGTCCCGATCCTTGTGTTAACCACGGAATCGCAGGTGACGAAGAAGCAGGAGGCGAAATCGGCCGGGGCAACCGGGTGGATCGTCAAACCGTTCAAGCCAGAGCAGTTGTTAGCGGTTGTGGGGCGTGTGCTTGGATAAGCTTCGCATCCCAATCCTCTGCGCGCCTTGTTGGCCGGATTGGAGCCGCACGTTTGACCGGTCTGCCGAGCCTGCGCGCGCTTGACCGCGAGCAAGACGCGCGCATCTGGCTCGCCGCCCAGGCGGCTGATGTGCGCTGCGGTTTCGACCGTTTGGCCGAACGCGTGAAAGCCGTCATCGGGCACCGTTAGTCCGACCGTTGTCCAAGGCGAAGACAGCGTGCCGCCTCAGGAGCTACACGCACACGCCTGGGTCCGCTCCGGGGCTGAAAGGGGGCAGGCGCCGGGCGCCCCGGCGGAGAAGAAGATCGGCTTGGCAGCCGGTCGCAATCCTGGAGGAATGCCCCACGGACAGTTCCTTCTGTCCGCTTCTGGAGTGGGTTGGGGCCGTTTCGGTTGGGGGACGTTTCGCTCAGTCCTGGCGCAGGGTTTCGGCCGGGTCGACGGTGGCGGCGTGCCAGACGGGGAGGAGCCCGGCGAGCAGGGCCCCAGTGAGGAACGCGGCGAGCCCGGCAGCGATGACGGTGGGGTCGTGACTGCCGACGCCGACCAGGAGGGAGCGGGCGTAGCGGAGGGCGGCGAGGGCGCCAGCGAGTCCGAGCAGGAGCCCGGCGGAGACGGGTGTGGAGACTTCGCGCGAGGCGAACCAGCAGAGGCGGCCGCGGGTTGCGCCGAGAGCGGCGCGGAGCCCGATCTCCTTCCTACGCTGCGAGACCGAGTAGCTCAACAGGCCGAAGATGCCAACCATGGTCACGACCAGGCCCATGGCGGCGAAGGCGACTCCGACGACGGCGAGGAGCTTCTCGCGGACCATGGTGCGGTCGACGAGCAGGTCGAGGGGGACGACGTCGGTGGCGTGCAGTCCGGAGCCGAGGGCGGCGGCTTCGCGGGCGACGAGTTGTCCGGCGGAGACGGCATCGAGGTTGGAGCGGACGTAGAGCGTGAAGGTACGCGGGGGCTTCATCGGCATGTAGACGATGGGCTCGGGCCCGCCGTGGGTGTCGCTGAAGTGGGCGTCGGCGGCAAGGCCGACGATGAGGTGGCGGACGCCGTCGTCGCGGAGGAACTCGCGGCCGACGACGTGGGTGCCGCCGAAGTATTTGTGGGCAAAGGCGCGATTGACGACGGAGGGGACGGGCTCGTCGTCGGTGTCGTGGATGGCGAGGGCGCGGCCGTCGAGCAGGGGGATGTGGAGGGTTTCGAAGAAGCCTTCGGATACCCGGTAGAAGGTCTCCTCGGTTTCGCCGACGTGGCGGCCGGGCAGGGCGATGCGCTGGGCGCGACGGGCGTCGGAGAAGGCGGCCCACCAGGCGAGGGCGGCGTTGGAGACTCCGGCGGAGGCGGCGACGCGGTCGCGGACCTGATTGGCCAGCGCCATCTGGATATCGCGTGTGGGGGTTCCGTGGAAGCCGTTGTTGACCATGCCGATGACGGTGACACCGCGCGGGTCGAAGCCGAGATCGACGGAGGTGAGATTGCGAAAGCTGGTGAGGAAACCGGTGCCGCAGACCAGGACAGCGAAGGCGAAGGCGACCTGGGCGCCGAGGAAGAGGCGGCCGAGGCGGGTGCCGGTCTGGCCGCCGGCGCGGCGCAGGGCCAACACGGGTCCGGTGCGGGCGGAGTGGAGGGCGGGCAACAGAGCGCAGAGCAGGGCCACTACTCCGGCGATGGCCGCGCAGGCGGCGAGGATGGGCGTGTCGTGTGAGAGATCCAACTGCAGCGGGCGGCCGTGGGTAGAGGCGAGGGCGAGCAGGAAGGGCGCGGCGAAACGGGCGAAGGCCGCACCGAAGACGATGGCGATGGTGACTGGCAGGCACGCTTCGGTGAGCAGGCGGCGGGTGAGGCGGGTGCGCGAGGCTCCCAGAGAGAGGCGCAGGGCGATTTCGCCGGAGCGCGCGGCGTAGCGGGACGAGAGGAGTCCGGCGACGTTGATGCAGGCGATGAGCAGGACGCAGAGGGCCACGGCGAGCAGGACGGCGAGCGGCCGGGCGTACTGATGGCGGAAGACCGAGAAGCCGCCGGGCGCGGGGTTCACGGCGAGGCGGGTTTGCCGGATCCGTTCGGCCAAGCCTGGGGGCAGGGCGGAGCCGGCGGCGAGCCGTTCGGTCTGTTCGCGGAGGAAGGCCGGTTGGAGGCTGTCCTGGAGGCTGGCGGGGCTGACGCCGGCGGCGAGGCGGGCGAGGAGGTGGAAGACCCGGGCTCCGTGGTTGGTGAGCATGCCGCGGGAGGCGGTGGTGATGGGCAGCCAGATGTCGACGAAGCGACCGGTTTCGACACCGGTGAAGCCGGAGGCGGCGACGCCAAGCACAGTGAAGGGGCGCTCGTCGATGATGACGGGCCGGCCGACGATGGCCGGATCGGCGCCGAAGCGGCGCAGCCAGAGATCGTGGCTGAGGACGCAGACGTACTGCGGAGAAGCGAGGTTCTCCTGGCCGCTGGAGAGGACCTGGCCGCGGGCCGCGCCGATGCCGAGGGTCTCGAACATGTTCTCGGTGACGTTCTGGACGGAGGCGAACTCGCGGGGGGCGTTGGTGTCGCCGAACTGGACGTCGGTGCGGGTAGGCGCGTCGAAGAGCATCAGGCGGGCGCGGGCGCCGGCTGCCTGGCGGAGTTCGGAGAAGAGGGGGTAGCTGAAGGCGTTGCCTTCGGCGGAGCCGGGCGTGGAGAGGTCCGGAGAAGGGGTGTCGAGGGTGACCAGGGATTCGGGGTGCGCCACAGGCAGAGCACGGAACATGGCCGCATTCATGATGGAGTAGATCGCTGTGATGGCGCCGATGGCGAGGCCGAGGGAGAGGACGATGGTGAGAGAGAAGAGCGGCTGGCGGACGAGGGTGCGCGCGGTCTGGAAGGTGTCCTGGAGGAAGGACTCGAGGAAGACGTTGACGCGGAGGTCGCGGCTTTGTTCGCGGAAGGCGAGCGTGGGTCCAAAGGCGGCGAGCGCGCGGATGCGGGCGTCGGCGGGGGAGAGTCCCTTGGCTTCCCACTCGGCGGTGCGGCGTTCGAGGTGGTCTTCGTATTCGGCCGCTAGGTCGTCGTCGAGGCGCCGGGCGAAGAGGGCGTTCCGGAGTTTCGAAATCCACGACATGGCTGCTGCTCCTTTCCGGGGACTTGTCAGGCGAGGCGGAGGACGCGGGTGACGCCGGTGCGGAAGTCGTTCCAGCGTTCGCGTTCGGACTGGAGTTGGCGCAGTCCGGCGCTGGCGATGGTGTAGAGGCGGGCACGGCGCTTGTTGGCGGTGATCTGCCATTCGGCGGAGATCCAGCCTTCCTCTTCCATGCGATGGAGGGCGGGGTAGAGCGAGCCTTCCTCGACCTTGAGGGCCTCGGCGGAGAGCTCCTGGATGGCGTTGGCGATGCCGTAGCCGTGGAGGGGTCCGCGACGGCTGAGGATGGTAAGGACGAGCAGATCGATGGCTGTTTGCGCGGTGTTGGGCGGTTTCATACTACGATCGCTAGGGTAGCAGTCGTAGTATTTACGAAGTTCGGAGGA is a window from the uncultured Paludibaculum sp. genome containing:
- a CDS encoding methyl-accepting chemotaxis protein; the encoded protein is MSQVVHRSEVALGIDSAAPQWILDLTEVVEDLRGINRVTEADFLAVGGKLMGFLSSARGIRADISELATCIAGDAGERLCGALSTVLSRSIEMKGCVEETARTLDSIRLSADKMHQCFSRFDEIVLSFQVVATLGRIETARIGGSHLGLGHFADEVRSYSESIRKCVEHALGEAAELECYIGRAIQHISEGDSQQLAAIPSLVGAIEEVLGAFRLRQQEASATSLRLADEFTALSETINGLVEALQFHDITRQQVEHVIESLEDLLNDARHSVPTACPLPEVVAVVDLQRQQLLGAAKTFESSVQRVNRELKQVAALGHKMVAETRTLLGLVTEDQQSSFFPKMERAFAGVLSAIASCCVANDDTVRTQAELRHTISGLQGCLDDLRVIWRRINRLAINATIEAVHLGPAGEPLSVVAGSMQTLYLNAEKRSGETEDSLANLRSAVMSIVLGSNDGPAASEPSANASIVDELKARVDELHASSERSVAYSKRIGAVSATLYSDVRSASEGFAVGDLVAETLDRTCGTLQRITAASDIDAVHAARGLEHLAAQYTMLAEREVHERATATVFPAPSNEEMNRRAATAPPGDLGDGVELF
- a CDS encoding response regulator: MSKVILTVDDSASVRQMVGFTLRTAAYDVAEAVDGCDALSKLTGDIHLVITDLNMPRMDGIELIRQIRTNSKHKFVPILVLTTESQVTKKQEAKSAGATGWIVKPFKPEQLLAVVGRVLG
- a CDS encoding ADOP family duplicated permease — encoded protein: MSWISKLRNALFARRLDDDLAAEYEDHLERRTAEWEAKGLSPADARIRALAAFGPTLAFREQSRDLRVNVFLESFLQDTFQTARTLVRQPLFSLTIVLSLGLAIGAITAIYSIMNAAMFRALPVAHPESLVTLDTPSPDLSTPGSAEGNAFSYPLFSELRQAAGARARLMLFDAPTRTDVQFGDTNAPREFASVQNVTENMFETLGIGAARGQVLSSGQENLASPQYVCVLSHDLWLRRFGADPAIVGRPVIIDERPFTVLGVAASGFTGVETGRFVDIWLPITTASRGMLTNHGARVFHLLARLAAGVSPASLQDSLQPAFLREQTERLAAGSALPPGLAERIRQTRLAVNPAPGGFSVFRHQYARPLAVLLAVALCVLLIACINVAGLLSSRYAARSGEIALRLSLGASRTRLTRRLLTEACLPVTIAIVFGAAFARFAAPFLLALASTHGRPLQLDLSHDTPILAACAAIAGVVALLCALLPALHSARTGPVLALRRAGGQTGTRLGRLFLGAQVAFAFAVLVCGTGFLTSFRNLTSVDLGFDPRGVTVIGMVNNGFHGTPTRDIQMALANQVRDRVAASAGVSNAALAWWAAFSDARRAQRIALPGRHVGETEETFYRVSEGFFETLHIPLLDGRALAIHDTDDEPVPSVVNRAFAHKYFGGTHVVGREFLRDDGVRHLIVGLAADAHFSDTHGGPEPIVYMPMKPPRTFTLYVRSNLDAVSAGQLVAREAAALGSGLHATDVVPLDLLVDRTMVREKLLAVVGVAFAAMGLVVTMVGIFGLLSYSVSQRRKEIGLRAALGATRGRLCWFASREVSTPVSAGLLLGLAGALAALRYARSLLVGVGSHDPTVIAAGLAAFLTGALLAGLLPVWHAATVDPAETLRQD
- a CDS encoding PadR family transcriptional regulator — its product is MKPPNTAQTAIDLLVLTILSRRGPLHGYGIANAIQELSAEALKVEEGSLYPALHRMEEEGWISAEWQITANKRRARLYTIASAGLRQLQSERERWNDFRTGVTRVLRLA